A section of the Leptospira kobayashii genome encodes:
- the dnaK gene encoding molecular chaperone DnaK, producing the protein MSKEKIIGIDLGTTNSCVAVMEGGDPVVIQNSEGARTTPSIVAYTAKGETIVGQFAKNQSITNAANTIRSAKRFIGRRFNETGDEAKMVSYKIIRAGNDGVKFETVSGEFTPQEISARILQKMKKTAEDFLGHEVKKAVVTVPAYFNDEQRQATKDAGRIAGLEVERIINEPTAAALAYGFDKKKTNAKIAVYDLGGGTFDVSILELGDGVFEVKSTNGDTHLGGDDFDNVVMQWLIDEFKKQTGIDISGDKNTVQRLKEAAEKAKIELSGTTSTQINLPFITADASGPKHLDMTLTKAKFDDITKALVEKTRNPCLNALRDAGLSASEIDEVILVGGSTRIPAVQALVKEIFGKDPNKSVNPDEVVAVGAAIQGGVLAGDVTDVLLLDVTPLSLGIETLGGVMTKLIERNTTIPTRKSQVFSTAADSQTTVSVHVLQGEREMASYNRTLGRFDLVGIPSAPRGVPQIEVTFDIDANGIVHVSAKDLGTGKEQKIRIESSSGLSEEEIKKMVKDAEAHAEEDKKARESADTKNELESIVYQLEKTVTESADKLDESEKQRATDEVKRGREAMESGDLERMKAARDSIQQIAMQIGQKIYSQGAEAGAGPNAGGAEQPESNNGSSAGGEKVVDADYTVVDDDKK; encoded by the coding sequence ATGTCCAAAGAAAAAATCATAGGAATCGATTTAGGAACAACTAACTCATGTGTTGCTGTAATGGAGGGTGGAGATCCTGTTGTGATCCAAAACTCCGAAGGTGCGAGAACGACTCCTTCCATCGTTGCATATACGGCAAAGGGTGAAACCATTGTTGGTCAATTTGCGAAGAACCAGTCCATTACGAATGCAGCGAATACAATTCGTTCTGCGAAAAGATTTATCGGTCGCAGATTCAATGAGACCGGTGATGAAGCAAAGATGGTATCTTACAAAATCATCCGTGCCGGAAACGACGGAGTGAAATTCGAAACTGTATCAGGCGAATTCACACCACAGGAAATTTCAGCACGTATTCTTCAAAAGATGAAGAAAACTGCAGAAGACTTTCTAGGTCATGAAGTAAAGAAGGCGGTTGTAACCGTTCCGGCTTATTTCAATGACGAACAAAGACAAGCTACGAAAGATGCGGGTCGTATTGCAGGATTGGAAGTGGAAAGGATCATCAACGAACCAACCGCTGCCGCACTTGCTTACGGTTTCGATAAGAAAAAAACCAACGCAAAGATCGCAGTGTATGACTTAGGTGGTGGAACTTTCGACGTATCTATCCTCGAGCTTGGGGACGGAGTCTTTGAAGTAAAATCCACAAACGGTGATACTCACTTGGGTGGGGACGACTTTGATAACGTAGTAATGCAGTGGTTGATTGACGAGTTCAAAAAACAAACTGGCATCGATATTTCAGGTGATAAAAATACCGTTCAACGTTTGAAAGAAGCGGCTGAAAAAGCTAAGATTGAACTTTCCGGAACAACTTCCACTCAGATCAATCTTCCGTTTATCACTGCGGATGCGTCCGGTCCGAAACATTTGGATATGACTCTCACCAAAGCAAAGTTTGACGATATTACAAAAGCGCTTGTTGAAAAAACTCGTAATCCTTGTTTGAACGCTCTTCGTGATGCGGGGCTCAGTGCCAGCGAAATTGATGAAGTGATCCTGGTCGGTGGTTCTACACGAATCCCTGCGGTTCAAGCATTGGTAAAAGAGATTTTCGGAAAAGATCCGAACAAATCAGTAAATCCTGATGAGGTAGTTGCGGTAGGTGCAGCGATCCAAGGTGGAGTTCTTGCAGGAGATGTAACGGATGTTCTTCTACTTGATGTGACTCCGCTTTCCCTAGGTATCGAAACTCTCGGTGGGGTAATGACTAAGCTCATCGAAAGAAATACTACCATTCCTACGAGAAAATCTCAAGTATTCTCCACTGCGGCAGACAGCCAAACAACTGTTTCTGTTCACGTATTGCAAGGAGAAAGGGAGATGGCGAGTTACAACCGCACACTCGGTAGATTCGACCTGGTAGGTATCCCTTCTGCTCCGAGAGGAGTTCCTCAAATCGAAGTTACATTTGATATTGATGCGAACGGTATCGTTCATGTTTCTGCGAAGGATTTGGGAACGGGCAAAGAACAAAAGATTCGTATTGAATCTTCTTCCGGATTATCCGAAGAAGAAATCAAAAAGATGGTAAAAGATGCGGAAGCTCATGCGGAAGAAGACAAAAAAGCAAGAGAATCTGCGGATACCAAAAACGAACTTGAGTCTATTGTTTACCAACTGGAAAAAACAGTAACAGAATCCGCTGACAAATTGGATGAGTCCGAAAAACAACGTGCAACCGATGAAGTGAAGCGCGGACGTGAAGCAATGGAATCCGGAGATCTCGAACGTATGAAAGCGGCTCGTGACTCTATCCAACAAATTGCAATGCAAATCGGCCAAAAGATCTATTCACAAGGTGCGGAAGCGGGAGCTGGGCCGAATGCAGGCGGAGCTGAACAACCGGAGTCAAATAACGGTAGTTCTGCGGGTGGAGAAAAGGTAGTGGATGCCGATTACACGGTAGTGGACGACGATAAAAAATAA
- a CDS encoding GNAT family N-acetyltransferase, whose product MEIRFAEKEDLEQIITLFRETVLAISRNDYNSEQLSAWANRSDSKDLWLRRISEQYFILCYKGNDLVGFASLKDDDYVDLLFVHHKSQGKGIGKLLLNTLTDHVQSLGGKSIKSHVSKTAKPLFETLGYKVVSPNIVRIGEVELTNYLMKKEMIEN is encoded by the coding sequence ATGGAAATACGATTTGCCGAAAAAGAAGACCTGGAACAGATCATAACTTTGTTTCGAGAAACGGTTTTGGCCATCAGTAGAAACGATTATAATTCCGAACAATTATCAGCTTGGGCAAACAGATCCGATTCCAAAGATTTATGGCTTCGAAGAATATCGGAACAATATTTCATACTTTGCTATAAAGGAAACGATCTGGTCGGATTTGCTTCTCTAAAGGATGACGATTATGTGGATCTTTTATTTGTTCATCACAAAAGTCAGGGCAAAGGTATCGGAAAATTATTACTCAATACTTTGACAGATCATGTCCAATCATTAGGTGGAAAATCAATAAAGTCTCATGTAAGCAAAACTGCCAAACCTTTATTTGAAACATTAGGATATAAGGTTGTTTCACCCAATATTGTCAGGATCGGTGAAGTAGAACTTACCAATTACCTGATGAAAAAAGAAATGATCGAGAATTAA
- a CDS encoding Gfo/Idh/MocA family protein codes for MDKKVRLGVIGTGHMGQYHVNVAKMLSDAELIGIFDASTERATQIAEKHKTKAFASEADLFKEVDAVVIAAPTFLHHKIAKQALTEKIHVLVEKPISQTVEEAKELVELANANKLILQVGHVERFNGAVLELGKIAEHPLMIESRRIAPFNTRISDVGVVLDMMIHDIDIVLNLVKSDVVDVKAVGSSIVSKHEDVASVVLRFANGCVASLNASRASQAKIRTLNISQKDSYLFLDFTNQEIEIHRQASSTTQLGKGEIRYKQESIVEKIFVHKDNPLKQEHEHFIACIQGNAEPMVKGESDIRTLEVAYRILQQIGEKK; via the coding sequence ATGGATAAAAAAGTCCGCTTAGGAGTCATTGGTACGGGTCATATGGGCCAGTACCACGTCAATGTTGCTAAAATGTTATCTGATGCCGAATTGATCGGTATCTTTGACGCAAGTACGGAAAGAGCAACTCAAATCGCAGAAAAACACAAAACGAAAGCTTTTGCAAGCGAAGCGGATTTGTTTAAAGAAGTGGATGCCGTGGTAATCGCGGCCCCGACTTTTTTACATCACAAGATCGCCAAACAGGCATTAACCGAAAAGATACATGTTTTAGTTGAAAAACCGATTTCTCAAACTGTGGAAGAAGCCAAAGAATTGGTTGAACTTGCCAATGCAAACAAACTGATTTTGCAAGTAGGTCATGTGGAAAGATTCAATGGTGCCGTTTTGGAGCTTGGTAAAATCGCAGAACACCCTTTGATGATTGAATCACGAAGGATTGCTCCGTTCAATACCAGAATCTCCGATGTGGGAGTCGTTCTGGATATGATGATCCATGATATCGATATCGTTTTAAACTTAGTCAAATCGGATGTGGTGGATGTAAAAGCAGTCGGTTCTTCCATCGTTTCGAAACATGAGGATGTTGCCAGCGTTGTACTTCGTTTTGCAAACGGTTGCGTTGCCAGTTTGAATGCGTCCCGCGCTTCCCAAGCAAAAATCAGAACCTTGAATATTTCACAAAAAGATTCTTATCTGTTTTTGGATTTTACAAACCAGGAAATCGAAATTCATCGCCAAGCCAGTTCCACAACACAATTGGGAAAAGGGGAAATCCGTTATAAACAAGAGTCCATCGTAGAAAAGATTTTTGTTCACAAAGACAATCCTTTGAAACAAGAACATGAACATTTCATTGCTTGTATCCAAGGAAATGCGGAACCAATGGTAAAAGGCGAATCGGACATTCGTACTTTGGAAGTTGCTTATCGTATCCTTCAACAGATCGGAGAGAAAAAGTAA
- the hrcA gene encoding heat-inducible transcriptional repressor HrcA, with protein MDLSPRHRVILKALVEEFVSDNRAVGSKTLSEKYDIGLSPATIRSSLAELEDMGFVVARHTSGGRVPTERGYRFYVDSLVTLFELTIKEKQRIQEEYLKMQFRLDQVLIATSKVLASLSQSASVVLGPEGSLDTLKHIELIHVNGNEVLMILVMRSGTVLNRNIFFDHHISQETLYQISRYMNDNVKGFDVHEVQNNLIPQMMMRKDGPEDFVQLAPSIARAMGTESMVGDNLYIDGLKNLYENFKDEEDHLENILHLFDEKHFLRNFFTEHVPMDGVYTIIGQEGDTKLGGVTIITTNYRMGEKRIGSMGIIGPQRMNYNKTLPLLEFTSKLVSEMITKLSR; from the coding sequence ATGGATCTTTCACCAAGACATAGAGTCATTTTGAAAGCCCTCGTTGAGGAGTTTGTTTCGGACAATCGGGCCGTTGGTTCGAAAACCCTTTCCGAAAAATATGACATTGGCCTTTCACCCGCTACCATCAGGTCCTCTCTTGCAGAGTTGGAAGATATGGGTTTCGTGGTGGCACGTCATACTTCCGGGGGACGAGTTCCTACGGAACGAGGATACAGGTTCTATGTAGATAGCCTCGTAACTCTTTTTGAGCTTACGATTAAGGAAAAACAAAGAATCCAGGAAGAGTATCTTAAGATGCAATTCCGTTTGGATCAAGTGTTGATAGCTACTTCCAAGGTACTGGCGTCGCTTTCGCAAAGTGCGAGTGTCGTGCTTGGTCCGGAAGGTTCGCTTGATACTTTGAAACATATAGAACTTATCCATGTAAATGGAAACGAAGTTCTTATGATTCTTGTTATGCGGTCAGGTACCGTATTGAACAGAAATATTTTTTTCGATCATCATATTTCGCAGGAAACTCTTTATCAGATTTCCCGTTATATGAATGATAATGTGAAAGGTTTTGATGTTCACGAAGTCCAGAACAATCTCATTCCCCAGATGATGATGAGAAAAGACGGACCGGAAGATTTTGTGCAATTGGCACCTTCCATTGCCCGTGCGATGGGTACCGAAAGTATGGTTGGAGACAATCTCTATATAGACGGATTGAAAAATCTATATGAGAACTTCAAAGACGAGGAAGATCATTTGGAAAATATTCTTCATCTATTTGATGAAAAACATTTTTTACGGAATTTTTTCACGGAACATGTCCCGATGGATGGAGTTTATACCATCATCGGTCAGGAAGGAGATACGAAGTTAGGTGGTGTGACAATCATCACGACGAATTATCGTATGGGTGAAAAAAGAATCGGTTCTATGGGAATCATAGGACCGCAGAGGATGAATTATAACAAGACTTTACCACTCTTGGAATTCACATCCAAATTAGTTTCTGAAATGATTACAAAATTAAGTCGTTAA
- a CDS encoding MaoC family dehydratase yields the protein MVNGKIAEEGLYLEDLSLGRKLLSESYVVSEEEIKEFAGKYDPQDFHLDDSLAKDSLFGGLAASGWHTASITMRLLVGNGKLIKGGIVGMGGEISWPRPTRPGDTLQVESEVIEIIPSGARSDQGIVKLRSKTRNQNGKVVQLFIAKLYVPRRPA from the coding sequence ATGGTCAATGGCAAAATAGCGGAAGAAGGGTTGTATTTGGAAGATTTGTCTTTAGGTAGAAAATTATTAAGCGAGTCTTACGTTGTTTCGGAAGAAGAGATCAAGGAATTTGCGGGCAAATACGATCCTCAGGATTTTCATTTGGACGATTCTTTGGCGAAAGATTCCTTATTCGGAGGACTTGCTGCCAGTGGATGGCATACCGCTTCTATCACAATGCGTTTGTTAGTTGGAAATGGAAAACTAATCAAAGGCGGAATTGTAGGAATGGGCGGAGAGATCAGTTGGCCGCGTCCCACACGTCCGGGAGATACGTTACAAGTAGAAAGCGAAGTGATAGAAATCATTCCTTCCGGTGCCCGTTCCGATCAGGGAATTGTAAAACTTCGAAGTAAAACCAGAAATCAAAACGGGAAAGTGGTTCAGTTGTTTATCGCAAAACTATACGTTCCCAGAAGACCCGCTTAA
- a CDS encoding thiolase family protein has translation MVVIVEGARTPFGKFGGALKDFTSAELALISAKEAIKRSGVDAKEIEESVYGNVIQDYSNSAYLARHVALNAGLAESSSALVVNRLCGSGLEAIISGARKISTGESSLILAGGTESMSNAPMVAKNARWGGKYGDSVLEDYLAHSLIDSLYQSPMGMTAENISSHYKISREEQDEWAGISQVRAEAAKNNGILGEEIIPVTLKSKKAELFSHDEHIRGESCVGQLKSLRPAFTENGTVTAGNASGINDGAGSVILASDSYAKVSNLKPLAKILGYAVVGCDPKMMGLGPIYAIPKALKQAGLSQKDIDLFEINEAYSVQALAIMKELGLDKNKTNVNGGAVAIGHPLGASGTRVTLTLAYELRRKNLKYGVASLCIGGGQGIAIVIENSN, from the coding sequence ATGGTAGTAATCGTTGAAGGAGCTCGGACTCCTTTTGGCAAATTCGGAGGAGCTTTGAAAGATTTCACATCTGCGGAACTCGCTCTCATTTCCGCAAAAGAAGCGATCAAACGTTCCGGTGTGGATGCAAAAGAAATCGAAGAATCCGTTTATGGAAATGTGATCCAAGATTATTCCAATTCCGCATATCTAGCCAGACATGTTGCGCTGAATGCCGGTTTGGCGGAAAGTTCTTCCGCATTGGTGGTCAATCGATTGTGTGGATCGGGATTGGAAGCGATTATATCCGGCGCAAGGAAAATTAGCACAGGAGAAAGTTCTCTGATCTTAGCCGGAGGAACCGAATCCATGAGCAATGCTCCTATGGTTGCAAAGAATGCAAGATGGGGAGGCAAATACGGAGATAGTGTTTTGGAAGATTATCTGGCACACAGTTTGATTGATAGTCTGTATCAATCCCCCATGGGCATGACTGCCGAAAACATCTCTTCCCATTATAAAATTTCCCGAGAAGAACAAGATGAATGGGCCGGTATTTCCCAAGTCCGTGCGGAAGCCGCAAAGAATAATGGAATCCTTGGAGAAGAAATCATTCCTGTTACTTTAAAATCCAAAAAAGCGGAATTGTTTTCTCACGATGAACACATCCGAGGCGAATCTTGTGTAGGCCAATTGAAATCCCTTCGCCCTGCTTTCACAGAGAACGGAACCGTTACCGCTGGAAATGCGTCGGGAATCAATGACGGTGCGGGATCGGTGATTTTGGCTTCCGATTCTTATGCAAAAGTTTCCAATTTAAAGCCTTTGGCGAAGATTCTAGGTTATGCGGTAGTCGGTTGTGATCCGAAAATGATGGGATTGGGTCCGATCTATGCGATTCCAAAAGCTTTAAAACAAGCGGGGCTTTCGCAGAAAGACATCGACCTTTTCGAAATCAATGAAGCCTATAGCGTACAAGCTTTGGCAATCATGAAGGAATTGGGCTTGGATAAAAACAAAACGAATGTAAACGGTGGAGCGGTTGCAATAGGTCATCCCCTCGGTGCCAGCGGAACCAGAGTTACTTTGACTCTTGCTTACGAATTGAGAAGGAAAAATTTAAAATACGGAGTTGCTTCTCTTTGCATCGGAGGAGGACAAGGAATTGCGATCGTAATTGAAAACTCGAATTGA
- a CDS encoding MarR family winged helix-turn-helix transcriptional regulator, translating into MNFSKHDLEAMGRVCLNFNLRKTTRLITSYYDLLLKPSGIRITQFTILLSIAHQMECSITDLNRITDIDRTTLQRSLEILRRDGLVQIEKAESGNVRSVSLSKKGEKKLEETIDLWKKAQAHMEKELGKEKLNTGLRLLHEIRKAVPE; encoded by the coding sequence ATGAATTTCTCAAAACACGATTTGGAAGCGATGGGCCGGGTTTGTCTCAACTTCAACTTACGAAAAACCACCCGGCTCATTACTTCTTACTATGACCTACTCCTCAAACCGAGCGGGATCAGAATCACTCAGTTTACAATACTTCTGAGTATTGCCCATCAGATGGAATGCAGCATCACCGACTTAAACAGAATTACCGACATTGACCGGACCACTTTGCAACGAAGCCTCGAAATTTTGCGCAGAGACGGCCTAGTTCAAATTGAAAAAGCGGAATCAGGTAACGTACGCTCTGTTTCTCTTTCAAAAAAGGGAGAGAAAAAACTGGAAGAAACCATCGACCTTTGGAAGAAGGCACAAGCCCATATGGAAAAGGAATTGGGAAAAGAAAAATTAAATACCGGCTTACGACTATTACATGAAATCAGAAAGGCTGTGCCGGAATAA
- a CDS encoding YqgE/AlgH family protein, giving the protein MLEVPGSTRGKILISNSSVIQDYFHKSIILMVDHDKDGAFGLTLNKPTNQTMESLIKNLPDTEHSNKRIYSGGPVDNMFVTIVHNQKNSNDPGVEIIPGIYMARSFDTMVEILQSKTTNFRVFQGYAGWAAGQLENEFEKLSWVVNEITEEQIFREDESEEIWKDALRSKGGIYKYFVEHTKDPLLN; this is encoded by the coding sequence ATGCTTGAAGTTCCAGGTTCTACCCGCGGAAAAATTCTAATTTCTAATTCCAGTGTCATTCAAGATTATTTTCATAAATCCATCATCTTAATGGTGGATCATGATAAAGACGGAGCTTTCGGACTCACTTTAAATAAACCGACAAATCAAACGATGGAATCGTTAATTAAAAATCTTCCTGATACGGAACATTCCAATAAACGAATTTATAGCGGTGGGCCAGTGGACAATATGTTCGTAACAATTGTTCATAATCAAAAAAATTCAAATGATCCCGGTGTGGAAATCATTCCCGGAATTTATATGGCTCGAAGTTTCGATACAATGGTTGAAATTTTACAATCCAAAACTACAAACTTTCGTGTGTTTCAGGGATATGCAGGTTGGGCTGCAGGCCAATTGGAAAATGAATTCGAAAAACTTTCTTGGGTGGTGAATGAAATTACCGAAGAACAGATTTTTCGGGAAGATGAGTCGGAAGAAATCTGGAAAGATGCCTTGAGAAGTAAGGGTGGAATCTATAAATATTTTGTTGAACATACGAAGGATCCTCTCTTAAATTAG
- a CDS encoding winged helix-turn-helix transcriptional regulator: MKRKSFGNMQCPVARSLELVGEWWSILILRDAMHGLTRFDEFEKSLEIAPNMLTRRLTSLVDSGLLERKQYQSNPPRYEYILTKKGKDFRPVLIALLAWGNQYLAPEGKAVILVDSDSEAVIDPILVDKHTKKPLTRISSKFVPGPVANQNTIARINFANDRKSKKAKRKLSGSSGNV; this comes from the coding sequence ATGAAGCGTAAAAGTTTTGGGAATATGCAATGCCCTGTAGCCCGCAGTTTGGAATTGGTAGGTGAATGGTGGAGCATTTTGATTTTAAGAGATGCAATGCATGGGCTCACCCGGTTCGACGAATTTGAAAAGAGTTTGGAAATCGCACCGAATATGTTAACCAGACGGCTTACATCTTTGGTAGACTCCGGGTTATTGGAACGAAAACAATACCAATCCAATCCTCCCCGTTATGAATACATTCTTACGAAAAAAGGCAAAGACTTCCGGCCCGTGCTCATAGCTTTGCTTGCCTGGGGCAATCAATACTTGGCTCCCGAAGGTAAGGCAGTCATTCTGGTAGATTCGGATTCGGAAGCAGTCATTGACCCCATTCTTGTAGACAAACACACAAAAAAACCACTAACAAGGATTAGTTCTAAATTCGTGCCGGGACCTGTGGCAAATCAGAATACGATCGCCCGAATCAATTTTGCAAATGATAGAAAATCCAAAAAAGCAAAAAGAAAATTAAGCGGGTCTTCTGGGAACGTATAG
- the dnaJ gene encoding molecular chaperone DnaJ, which translates to MSDRSYYEVLGVAKGASDDEIKSAYRKLAIKYHPDKNKGDKEAEEKFKEATEAYEVLREPQKRAAYDQYGKAGVGAGGPGFGQGAYTDFSDIFGDFGDIFSEFFGGAGGARGGSRRSGPQRGSDLRYNLEVSLEDAALGKEYKIEIPRLETCVDCSGSGATKGSSPTVCPDCSGAGQVRRTQGFFSVTTTCPRCKGKGKIISNPCKTCKGEGLTEKRRTIHIKIPAGVESGSRLKVSGEGESGPNGGPHGDLYVVTHIKKHPVFERQGNDLIVQKSISLSLACLGGEIEVPSIDGKTIQLKIPEGTESGQVFRLKGHGVPYLGSYGKGDQHVIIRVEIPKKLTKKQKELLEEFARESGEKVGSGGKSKLFFQ; encoded by the coding sequence ATGAGCGACCGTAGTTACTACGAAGTATTAGGCGTAGCGAAAGGTGCTTCTGATGATGAGATCAAGAGCGCCTATCGCAAATTAGCCATAAAATATCACCCTGACAAAAACAAAGGTGATAAAGAAGCTGAAGAAAAATTCAAAGAAGCTACGGAAGCCTACGAAGTGTTACGTGAGCCGCAGAAACGTGCGGCTTACGATCAATATGGAAAAGCAGGTGTAGGTGCCGGAGGACCGGGATTCGGTCAAGGTGCTTACACCGATTTTTCCGACATCTTTGGAGACTTCGGTGATATATTCAGCGAATTTTTCGGCGGTGCCGGTGGGGCCCGCGGAGGTTCCAGAAGATCAGGACCGCAAAGAGGTTCCGATCTTCGTTATAACTTGGAAGTGAGTTTAGAAGACGCGGCTCTCGGCAAAGAATATAAAATTGAAATTCCAAGACTTGAAACTTGCGTAGATTGCAGCGGAAGCGGAGCTACGAAAGGATCTTCTCCTACGGTTTGCCCTGATTGCAGTGGAGCCGGTCAAGTTCGAAGAACGCAAGGTTTTTTCAGCGTAACAACCACTTGCCCTCGTTGCAAAGGAAAAGGAAAAATTATTTCCAATCCTTGTAAAACTTGCAAGGGCGAAGGCCTAACAGAGAAAAGACGAACCATTCATATTAAAATCCCTGCTGGAGTTGAATCCGGTAGTAGATTGAAGGTTTCGGGAGAAGGAGAATCCGGCCCTAACGGCGGACCTCATGGTGACTTGTATGTGGTCACTCATATAAAAAAACATCCTGTTTTTGAAAGACAAGGAAACGACTTAATCGTACAAAAATCCATTTCTCTCTCCTTAGCTTGCTTAGGCGGAGAAATCGAAGTGCCTTCCATCGACGGAAAAACCATCCAATTGAAAATTCCGGAAGGAACCGAAAGCGGTCAGGTTTTCCGACTCAAAGGGCATGGAGTACCTTACTTGGGTTCCTATGGAAAAGGGGACCAACATGTGATCATTCGAGTGGAAATTCCTAAAAAATTAACCAAAAAACAAAAGGAACTTCTGGAAGAATTTGCACGTGAATCCGGGGAAAAGGTAGGCAGTGGTGGAAAATCTAAGTTGTTTTTCCAGTAA
- the grpE gene encoding nucleotide exchange factor GrpE gives MAETNETLEQEGFQPETNGQAVSDEAKAELNEDTQSTQGNVADLELEKAKKEIDTLKDSWLRERAEFQNYKRRTANDLLNARKDSIKKFAESFLGALDNLERVTNVTNPTPEVKAFVDGILMVQKEFISVLDREGIKRLDPKGTPFDPMFMEAIVSEESAEYTEEIVIETYQMGYYQEDGESKQSIRPARVKVGKPQS, from the coding sequence ATGGCAGAAACCAATGAAACATTAGAACAGGAAGGTTTCCAACCGGAAACAAACGGACAGGCCGTCTCCGATGAAGCGAAAGCCGAATTGAATGAGGATACACAATCCACTCAAGGAAATGTTGCGGATTTGGAATTGGAAAAGGCAAAAAAAGAGATCGATACTTTGAAAGATTCCTGGCTCAGAGAAAGAGCGGAATTTCAAAACTACAAACGCAGAACTGCAAACGATCTTTTGAATGCCCGCAAAGATTCGATTAAGAAATTTGCGGAAAGTTTTCTCGGAGCATTGGACAATCTGGAACGAGTAACAAACGTTACCAATCCAACGCCTGAAGTAAAAGCATTTGTTGACGGAATTCTTATGGTTCAAAAGGAATTTATTTCCGTTTTGGATCGGGAAGGAATCAAAAGACTGGATCCAAAAGGAACTCCTTTCGATCCGATGTTTATGGAAGCAATAGTATCTGAAGAGAGTGCGGAGTATACGGAAGAAATCGTGATAGAAACCTATCAAATGGGTTATTATCAGGAAGATGGGGAGTCAAAACAATCCATCCGTCCCGCAAGAGTGAAAGTGGGAAAACCACAAAGTTAA
- a CDS encoding MFS transporter, with protein sequence MNQFETSVRRLHLLLALANFAVGLGAFVVIGVLSPVASAFQITPSDAGWLMTIYAITYAISSPLLVAITGSKDRAHVLFAGLSLLILGSVLAIFSPDFSVLLVARVLMAIGSGVVTPVASAVGAASVSPEHRGRALATVFGGLTMAQAFGIPAGAWIGYAFGWRFTFGVVAILASVCLMILYKSIQRGIVAVPNSLSTLKEVILSPRLMIAVFFIVLFMGGIFTFYTYLTPFLEIRYGIQKIGVTSILLIFGFGAIFGNKLGGFLTDRIGAVPTLVIVCTTQVVILPILSLIQMPLYAIGILIFIWSVFGWSSQVAQQARLTALDSKRAPVLLALHSASIYIGTSLGALVGGRVIHLGGYQTLGVVASGIVIISLLLLVGSQTKNKSLQPVS encoded by the coding sequence TTGAACCAATTCGAAACATCCGTTCGTAGATTGCATTTATTACTCGCCCTTGCCAATTTTGCGGTCGGTTTGGGAGCGTTTGTCGTCATTGGAGTATTAAGCCCGGTTGCGAGTGCTTTCCAAATCACTCCTTCAGACGCAGGTTGGTTGATGACGATTTATGCAATCACATACGCCATCTCCTCTCCCTTGCTAGTTGCCATCACAGGTAGTAAGGATCGTGCCCATGTATTGTTTGCCGGTTTAAGTTTGCTTATACTTGGTTCGGTATTGGCAATTTTTTCTCCCGATTTCTCGGTTTTGTTAGTAGCTCGTGTTCTTATGGCAATTGGAAGCGGAGTCGTGACTCCCGTTGCTTCGGCAGTCGGTGCCGCTTCCGTAAGCCCGGAACATAGAGGACGAGCACTTGCCACGGTGTTTGGTGGTTTGACTATGGCACAGGCATTTGGAATTCCTGCAGGTGCTTGGATCGGTTATGCCTTCGGCTGGCGTTTTACATTCGGAGTGGTTGCCATACTTGCATCCGTTTGTTTGATGATACTTTATAAATCAATACAACGTGGAATTGTTGCCGTGCCCAATTCGCTTTCCACTTTGAAAGAAGTCATCCTGAGCCCCAGACTTATGATCGCCGTATTTTTTATCGTTTTGTTTATGGGAGGAATTTTCACCTTTTATACTTATCTCACGCCTTTTTTGGAAATAAGATACGGAATTCAAAAAATAGGAGTAACAAGCATACTTTTGATCTTCGGATTCGGAGCGATTTTCGGAAACAAGTTAGGCGGGTTTTTAACGGATCGGATCGGTGCGGTTCCCACACTTGTGATTGTTTGCACAACCCAGGTTGTGATTTTGCCCATCTTAAGTCTGATTCAAATGCCTTTATATGCCATTGGAATTTTGATTTTTATCTGGAGTGTCTTCGGTTGGTCTTCTCAGGTAGCACAACAAGCAAGATTAACTGCGCTTGATTCCAAAAGAGCTCCCGTTCTGTTGGCACTTCATTCCGCTTCCATCTATATAGGCACATCGTTGGGCGCATTAGTGGGAGGAAGGGTCATACATTTAGGGGGCTATCAAACTCTCGGAGTGGTCGCTTCCGGGATCGTAATCATCTCTTTGTTATTGCTTGTAGGATCACAAACGAAGAACAAGTCCTTGCAACCGGTCAGTTAA